DNA from Desulfarculus baarsii DSM 2075:
TCGACGGCCGCGACACCCCGCCCGACTCGGGCGCGGGCTATCTGCGCCAACTCGTGGATTTCCTGGAGGCCTATCCCCAGGCGGCCATCGCCACCGTCAGCGGCCGTTTCTGGGGCATGGACCGCGACAAACGCTGGGACAGGGTCGAGCGGGCCTGGCGGGCCATGGTCGAGGGTCAGGGCGCGATGCAGGCAGACCCGGTGCTGGCCGTGGAGGAGGCCTACTCCAGGGGCGAATACGACGAATTCATCGAGCCCATGGTCATGATCGACCATCAGGGCCGACCCCTGGGCCAAGTGCGCGACGGCGACGCGGTGATCTTTTTCAACTTTCGCGCCGACCGCGCCCGCGAACTGACCTGGGCCTTCAACCAGCCCGACTTCGCCGGCTTCGATGTGGGCCGGCGGCCCAAGCTGGCGATTTACGTCTGCATGACCCAATACGACGAGCACCTGGACGCGCCCGTGGCCTTCCCGCCCCAGAGCATCGAGATGACTCTGGCCGAGGCGCTCAGCGTCGCCGGCCTGCGCCAACTGCACATCGCCGAGACCGAAAAATACGCCCACGTGACGTTTTTCCTCAACGGCGGCCGCGAGGAACCCGTGCCCGGCGAGGACCGCGTGCTGGTGCCCTCGCCTGGCGAGGTGCGCACCTACGACGAAAAACCGCAGATGAGCGCGCCCGAAGTCACCGCCGAGGTGCTTGCGCGCATCGACTCTGGCCTGTACGATTTTATCGTCATCAACTACGCCAACGGCGACATGGTCGGCCACACCGGCGTACTGTCGGCGGCGATCAAGGCCGTCGAGACCCTGGACGCCTGCCTGGCCCGGGTGGTTCCGGCCGTGCTGGCCAAGGGCGGCAAGCTCATCGTCACCGCCGACCATGGCAACGCCGAACAGATGATCGACCCGATCAGCGGCGGGCCCTACACCGCCCACACCATCGACAACCCCGTGCCGCTGATATTGATCGACCCAACGCGCCAAAACGCCAAGCTGGCCGACGGCGCGCTCTGCGACGTGGCTCCGACGCTGCTAACGCTCTTGGGGCTGCCGCGGCCGGCCCAGATGACCGGCCACTGCCTGATCACGACCGTTTGAGGGAGGCTACATGGCCAGACGCATTCTGGTCTATCTGCTGGCCGCGGCCCTGGGCCTGGGCGCTCTGCCCTGCCCGCCGGCCCTGGCCCTGTCCCTGGAGGAAGAACGCAAACTGGGCCAACAGGCCTATCAGGAAGTCGTCAACGCCATCCCCATGGTCACCGACCCCGAGGTGGTCGACTACATCCAGAAGCTGGGGGCCAAGCTGGTGGCCCATCTGCCCGAGAAGGAATTCGAATATCGCTTCTACGTGGCCGACTCCAGCGAGATGAACGCCTTCGCCATCCCCGGCGGCTATATCTTTTTCTATCGGGGCATGATCACTTCCCTGGACAACGAGGCCGAACTGGCCGGCATCATGGCCCACGAAATGGGCCACGTCTGGCGGCGGCACATCGCCAAGCGCATGGACAAGGCCCTGCCCGGCAGCGTCCTATCCATGGCCGGCATGGTCACGGGCATTTTGCTGGGGGCCCTGGCCGGCGCGCCCCAGCTTGGCTCGGCCATCACCTTCGGCTCGATGGCCGGCAACATCCAGCAGCAACTGGCCTTCAGCCGCACCGACGAGGCCGAGGCCGACTGGGCCGGCCACAAGATCATGACCGCCGCCGGCTACCCCGGCCAGGAGATGGCCAAGACCTTCCGCCGCATGTGGCGCATGGAACAACAAATGGGCGTCAATCTGCCCACCTACATGCGTTCGCACCCCCAGAGCCCCGAACGCATGGAGGCCATCGAGAATCTTGTCCGCCGCGACCCGCCCTACAAGGGTCATTTCGACAACAACCGTTTCGATCACGTCAAGCTGCGGCTGATCGCCCTCTATGACCCGCCCGACACCGCCGCCGACACCTTGGCGGCCATGGCCCGCGAAAAGCCCGGCTCGCCACTGCCGCTCTATGGCCAGGCCCTGCTCAGCATGAGAAAGCGCGACTATGACCAGGCCTTGCGCATTCTCGACGAGATGGAGCGCAAATGGCCCGGCGACCAGGACGCGCTCAAGGAACGAGGCCTGTGCCTGGTGCGCGTGGGCCGGCTGGACGAGGCCAAGAGCGTCCTCGACGCGGCCCTGACCAAAGACCCGGGCAACCCGCAGATTTTGTTCGCCATCGGCGAGGCCTACGCCCACAGCGGCCAGGACGACGTGGCCGCCAGCGCCTTCCGCCGGGTGGTGCAGGCCCAGCCCGAAAACCTCGAGGCGCGGCGCATGTTGGGCACGTCCCT
Protein-coding regions in this window:
- the gpmI gene encoding 2,3-bisphosphoglycerate-independent phosphoglycerate mutase translates to MTAKQPVALVILDGFGLAPAGPGNAVTLAKTPFIDSLLAKWPHAKLQCAGLAVGLPAGQMGNSEVGHLNLGAGRVIYQDITRISKAIDDGDLARNQPIMAAMAAAKADGAALHLLGLLSDGGVHSLQSHLEALIALAAAQGVERILVHAILDGRDTPPDSGAGYLRQLVDFLEAYPQAAIATVSGRFWGMDRDKRWDRVERAWRAMVEGQGAMQADPVLAVEEAYSRGEYDEFIEPMVMIDHQGRPLGQVRDGDAVIFFNFRADRARELTWAFNQPDFAGFDVGRRPKLAIYVCMTQYDEHLDAPVAFPPQSIEMTLAEALSVAGLRQLHIAETEKYAHVTFFLNGGREEPVPGEDRVLVPSPGEVRTYDEKPQMSAPEVTAEVLARIDSGLYDFIVINYANGDMVGHTGVLSAAIKAVETLDACLARVVPAVLAKGGKLIVTADHGNAEQMIDPISGGPYTAHTIDNPVPLILIDPTRQNAKLADGALCDVAPTLLTLLGLPRPAQMTGHCLITTV
- a CDS encoding beta-barrel assembly-enhancing protease, whose protein sequence is MARRILVYLLAAALGLGALPCPPALALSLEEERKLGQQAYQEVVNAIPMVTDPEVVDYIQKLGAKLVAHLPEKEFEYRFYVADSSEMNAFAIPGGYIFFYRGMITSLDNEAELAGIMAHEMGHVWRRHIAKRMDKALPGSVLSMAGMVTGILLGALAGAPQLGSAITFGSMAGNIQQQLAFSRTDEAEADWAGHKIMTAAGYPGQEMAKTFRRMWRMEQQMGVNLPTYMRSHPQSPERMEAIENLVRRDPPYKGHFDNNRFDHVKLRLIALYDPPDTAADTLAAMAREKPGSPLPLYGQALLSMRKRDYDQALRILDEMERKWPGDQDALKERGLCLVRVGRLDEAKSVLDAALTKDPGNPQILFAIGEAYAHSGQDDVAASAFRRVVQAQPENLEARRMLGTSLGRAGNLGEAALQLGLTFKQENNERLARYHLERAVSQLADRPELRQEAQKALNELNDPGEMEKRKRKPGPEQEEEQRDDPRAPWIGPGISGQRSAPRDF